In Beutenbergia cavernae DSM 12333, the DNA window CATGGTGCGGCTCGCCGTCGGCTACCCCACCCGCGCGGCGGAGCAGGAGGTGCTCACCCGGCGGCTCGCGCGCCAGCGGGAGGACACGAGCGTCCGCGCCGTCGTCGACGACCAGACGCTGCTCGAGATGCAGGCCGGGGTCGAGCAGGTGCACGTGGACCCCGACGTGGTGGCCTACTGCGTGGACCTCGCCGCCGCGACGCGCAGCCACGCCCACGTCGAGGTGGGCGCGTCACCGCGCGGCTCCCAGTCGCTCATGCTCGTCTCCCGCGCCCGGGCGGTGCTGGACGGCCGCAACTTCGTGACGCCGGAGGACGTGAAGGCGGTCGCGGCGCCGGCGCTCGTGCACCGGCTCACGCTGACGCCGCAGGCCTGGGCGTCCGGCGTCGACCCGTCGTCGGTGGTCTCCGAGCTGCTCGGGAAGGTGCCGGGGCCGGCGACGACGGCGCAGGTCCGGTGACGACGCCGTCAGGGGCGCCCCGGCCGTTCGCGGCCGTCGGGTCGGCACGGCCCACGTGGCGACCCGGCCTCGCCGCCGCGTCGGTCGCCGTCGCGGCGATCCTGCTCGCGTTCGTCGGACTGCTCGCGGCGCGCCCCGACGTCGCGCTCCTCGGCGCGCCGATGCTCCTCACCGTCGCGTACGCGCTCGCCCGCCCTCGCGGCGTCCCCGCCGTGCGCCTGCGCGAGCAGCACGTGCGGGCGGAGGCCGGGCGGTTCACCGGCGCGCTGGAGATCGACGACGGCGGCGCCTCGACCGTGCGTCTGCGGGTGAGCACGCCGGGCTTCCGCAGCGTCGAGGCGCTCCTCGCCGCCGACGCCCGCGCCGAGGTGGCCGTCGTCAGCGCCCGGACCGGGCCCCAGGAGTTCTTCCGCACCGACTGGATCGCGGAGGGCGTCGACGCGGCGTTCGTGACGGAGCCGCGGCTCGTGCCCGCCGTCCGAGTCACCGTCGAGCCCGCGATGCACGCGCTCGGCCAGCAGCCGCTGCCGTTCCGGCTGCTCGGCCTCACCGGGGCGCACACGGGCCGCCGGCCGGGTGACGGCGACGACCTGCACGACATCGCCCCGTTCGCCCCCGGCGACCGCCTCCGCCGGATCGACTGGCGGGTCACGGCCCGGCGCGGCACGCAGAGCGGGGCGGCGACGGAGCTGTACGTGCGCCGCACCAGGGCGCGCGCGGACGCCGTCGTCATGCTGGTCGTCGACAGTCGTGACGACGTCGGCGCCGACGTCGTCACGTGGGCGGGCGGGATCCCGGTCCCGCGCGACGAGCCGACGTCCCTCGACATCGCGCGCGAGGCGGCGGCGTCGATCGGCCGGGCGTTCCTGGCCGGCGGCGACCGCGTGGGCCTCGAGGACCTGTCGGTGCGGCGGCGCGGCGTCCGGCCGGGCTCGGGGCGTGCGCACCTCGACCGCATCACGTACCGGCTCGCGCTCTCCCGCCCGGAGGGTGATCCGAGCCGCCGGCTCCGGCCGCCGCAGGTCCCCTCCGGCGCCCTCGTGGTGCTGGTCTCGACCTTCCTCGACGCGCAGAGCGCCCGGATGGCGCGCCTGTGGCGGGCGTCGGGCCACCGCGTCGTCGCCGTCGACGTGCTGCCCGCGACCCGCACCGACCGCCTCGACGACGCCGAGCTCACCGCGTACCGGCTGGTCGCCCTCGCCCGCTCGACGGCGCTCGAACGGCTGGTCCGGGAGGGCGTGGAGCTCGTCAGCTGGACCGGACCCGGGGGGCCGGTGGCGGCGTCGGTCGCGCTCGCCGCCCTGCGGCGCGCCCGCCCCGCGGAGGCCCGCCGATGAGCACGAACCACGGACTTCCCCCCGTCGAGCTGTCCGCCGGGCGCGTCGTGCGCGGCTGGGTGGTCCGGCTCGCGACCTGCCTCGCCGCGCTCGGCGCCTCGTTCGCGACGGTGCCGCAGCTCGGCGAGCTCGTGCTGCTCGCCCTCGCGATCGCCGTCATCGCGGTGCGACCCGGCTCCGGGATCACCGGCGTCTGGCTGGCCGGGCTCGGCATCGTCCTGCTCCGCGACCCCGAGATCCTCGCCCCGCCGCTCCTGGCCGCTCTCGTGCTCGGCGCGCACGCGACGCACTACCTCGCGCGGTTCGCGGGCGTGGGGCCGCGGGCCGCCGTGCAGCTCGCGGCGCTGCGCGTCGACCTCCCCGTCGCCCTCGCCGCGCAGGCCACCATCCAGGTCCTCGCGTTCCTGGCCGGCGCCCTCGCCCGCGCCGAGGCGCCCGGGCAGGCGGCGTGGTTCGCCCTCGCCGGGGTGCTCGCGCTGCTCGGGGTCACGGCTCTCCTCCTGCCGCCGCTGGTGCGTGCCGCGCGAGGATGAGCTCGGCGGGCCACGCCGCGACGCGCCACAATGGGTCGCATGCCAGAGCTGCCGGAGGTCGACGCTCTCGGCGAGTTCCTGCGGGAACGCGTCGTGGGGCGCGAGATCGTCGCCGTCCACATCGCCCAGATCGGCGCCCTGAAGACGTTCGACCCGCCGCTCACCGACCTGGTCGGGCGCACCGTCACCGGCGTGGAGCGGCACGGGAAGTGGCTCGACCTCGCGCTCGGGCGGCGCGGCGATGCCGATGACGGCGAACCGCACCTCGTCTTCCACCTCGCCAAGGCGGGATGGTTGCGCTGGAAGGACGAGATGCCGCCCGCGTCCACGCCCGCGGGTCGTCCCATGGGCCGGCGCGCGGGGCCGCTCGCGCTGCGGGTGTGGCTCGACGACGGCGCCGGCTTCGACCTCACGGAGGCCGGCACGCGCAAGCGGCTCGCCGTGCACGTGGTCGGCTCGCCGGAGGAGGTCGGACCGATCGCGAGCCTCGGCTTCGACCCTCGCTCCGAGCTGACCGCCGAACGCCTGGGGGCGGCGCTGCGGACGCGCAACCAGCAGCTGAAGGGCGCCCTGCGGGACCAGACGCTGGTCGCCGGGATCGGCAACGCCTACTCGGACGAGATCCTGCA includes these proteins:
- a CDS encoding DUF58 domain-containing protein, whose translation is MTTPSGAPRPFAAVGSARPTWRPGLAAASVAVAAILLAFVGLLAARPDVALLGAPMLLTVAYALARPRGVPAVRLREQHVRAEAGRFTGALEIDDGGASTVRLRVSTPGFRSVEALLAADARAEVAVVSARTGPQEFFRTDWIAEGVDAAFVTEPRLVPAVRVTVEPAMHALGQQPLPFRLLGLTGAHTGRRPGDGDDLHDIAPFAPGDRLRRIDWRVTARRGTQSGAATELYVRRTRARADAVVMLVVDSRDDVGADVVTWAGGIPVPRDEPTSLDIAREAAASIGRAFLAGGDRVGLEDLSVRRRGVRPGSGRAHLDRITYRLALSRPEGDPSRRLRPPQVPSGALVVLVSTFLDAQSARMARLWRASGHRVVAVDVLPATRTDRLDDAELTAYRLVALARSTALERLVREGVELVSWTGPGGPVAASVALAALRRARPAEARR
- a CDS encoding Fpg/Nei family DNA glycosylase, with the translated sequence MPELPEVDALGEFLRERVVGREIVAVHIAQIGALKTFDPPLTDLVGRTVTGVERHGKWLDLALGRRGDADDGEPHLVFHLAKAGWLRWKDEMPPASTPAGRPMGRRAGPLALRVWLDDGAGFDLTEAGTRKRLAVHVVGSPEEVGPIASLGFDPRSELTAERLGAALRTRNQQLKGALRDQTLVAGIGNAYSDEILHAARMSPFTLTKSLTDDDVARLTDATRQVLDAAVAAASGKPAAELKDAKRRGMAVHGRTGETCPVCGDVVREVSFADRSLQYCATCQTGGVPLADRRMSKLLR